In the Afipia sp. GAS231 genome, TGTATCCATTCGTATTCTGTTCGCTGTATCAGAATCTCGGCATCGGGGAACAGGGTGACATTGCCAATGTGGTCCCCGTGAGTGTGTGAAATGGCAACGTAGGTGACGTCGGGCAGCTTGAGACCGATTTCCGCAAGCTGACCCGTTAATGTCTTGTCCAGGTGATAAAGGATCAGCTTGGGCAGAGTCGACCAACCGTTCGGATCGGTAGCCGTGGCCTCCGGCACTCCCGTGTCCCAAAGTAACCACTGGTTTCCTCGCTTGACCAGCCAGCAGGTCGATGAAAACTCTATGCTGTGGCCCTGGTTTTCGCCGGGAGTCCAAATCGATTCATCGTTGGCAATCGAGCGGCCGCAATCCAGTCTGTACAGCTTCTCCGCGAAGCCGGCGTTACTTGGGTTCGGCAACTCTCGAGAAGAAGCAATCGCTGTACCCGTCAGTAGTGACAGAAGCAGCAGCCCACATGCGGAGCCAAGATAACGCTTGCGAATCATATTTCTATCCGTCGATCGTTGAGAAAAGGCAGTTCAACTTCAGACTTGAAAGTTTCGAACCACGTCTGCATCTGGGTCGAATCCCAAACCGGGTCCTTGGGGAACAGCGATCATTCCGGTCTTCGGCCGCACTGCGTCGCCGTACAGTTGAGCCTCAAGGTCAAAGTACCGCCACTCGACCAGGGCGTCTTCCGAGCCTAGCGCGGCGCTTGCGTGAACACTCGCGAGCAAGCCGGGGCCGTCATAGAATGAATGGACCATCACCACGGTCGCACTTGCCGCGGCAAGCGCGAATACCTTCTGAAGTTCGGATATACCTCCCATTTTGGCCGGACTGGGCTGGACGAAGTCGACCGCGCCGGCAGAAAGCATCCGTTGGAACTCCACCAGCGTTGATGCATTTTCTCCTGCCGCAATGGGTACTTCACCCTCACGACGTAATCGGGCCAAGCCGTCGAAGTTCTCTGGAGGCCAAATGGGCTCTTCCAGCCAGCGCAGATTGAACGGTCGCAGCCTGGCGCTCATATCGAGGGCCTCTCGCACAGTCCATGGACAGTTGACGTCCAGCGTGATCTCCACGTTATCGCCGGCAGCTCTTCGCGCCTCACGGACCGCATCCACGGTGATTTCATGGAGCTTCAGATGGGAGAAGCCATCGGCCAGAGCTCGATTGACGTTTTCGACCAGAAGCTGCGGGTCGGTGTAGCGAACGAGACTTGCATAGCAAGCCAGCTCCGACACTGCTGTACCACCCAACAGTCGGTGTACGGGCTGGCCAGTTGCCTTTCCCAAGATGTCCCATAACGCAATATCGATCGCGGAAATCCCGAACATGATGGCGCCGCCGCGCCCGAATATGTGAAGGCGCTTCTGAACATCGAGCATCAACGACCCGATGCTCAGCGCGCTAACGCCGATACACAACGGAGCGATAACCTTTTCTATCGCAGCCTTGACGGCGGGAATTGCGGTGAAGCCGAACGCCTCGCCCCAGCCGATAATCCCGCCCTCGGTCGTTACCTTGACCAGCAAGGAGTCGGCGCTACTTGCGTTCTTCTTTCCCCAAGCT is a window encoding:
- a CDS encoding mandelate racemase/muconate lactonizing enzyme family protein — encoded protein: MKIAMIEVFVVSIPFAGGGKSAASAWGKKNASSADSLLVKVTTEGGIIGWGEAFGFTAIPAVKAAIEKVIAPLCIGVSALSIGSLMLDVQKRLHIFGRGGAIMFGISAIDIALWDILGKATGQPVHRLLGGTAVSELACYASLVRYTDPQLLVENVNRALADGFSHLKLHEITVDAVREARRAAGDNVEITLDVNCPWTVREALDMSARLRPFNLRWLEEPIWPPENFDGLARLRREGEVPIAAGENASTLVEFQRMLSAGAVDFVQPSPAKMGGISELQKVFALAAASATVVMVHSFYDGPGLLASVHASAALGSEDALVEWRYFDLEAQLYGDAVRPKTGMIAVPQGPGLGFDPDADVVRNFQV
- a CDS encoding N-acyl homoserine lactonase family protein, which gives rise to MIRKRYLGSACGLLLLSLLTGTAIASSRELPNPSNAGFAEKLYRLDCGRSIANDESIWTPGENQGHSIEFSSTCWLVKRGNQWLLWDTGVPEATATDPNGWSTLPKLILYHLDKTLTGQLAEIGLKLPDVTYVAISHTHGDHIGNVTLFPDAEILIQRTEYEWIHGGNGPNENVNQLMALARRLMGNPRNLRLTDGDLDVFGDGSVTLISTPGHTPGSQSLLVHLKNSGFIVLSGDVVHLEENFAKSRVPSLNTDKQASIESMERIRQIIKTYKAIMFINHDKKQTDGLKLLPAFYD